One Myxococcota bacterium genomic window, CAGCCGCGTACCAGGCGCGACCCGCAGCGATTGAGCTAGGTCGCCGCATGGCCACTAGAGGCGACCAGAGGGAGCTCCAGGATGCCCGTGTCGACAGCCAAGCCCGAATCCGTTCTTCCCGTCTGCGGGCTGGTTGACGGCAACCGACCCGGACGATCCCTCGGAGAGCGCAAGACGCCATGGCGGAGAGAGTGGGATTCGAACCCACGGTAGGTTGCCCTACACACGCTTTCCAAGCGTGCGCCTTAAGCCACTCGGCCATCTCTCCGCGGACGCAGCAGGATAACTCCGCCGGTTGGGCAGGGCACCCTGACCGGTGATCTTCGGGCGACTTGCCGCCCCCCGCTGCCGGGTTGCACCCCACCGGGCGCGGCCCCGGCACGCTCGGGCCGGGCTGACCGGCGGGCCCGGTGCCGTACACTCGACCCTTCGCCCCCGCCGTCGGGGCCCGCGAGACGCGCAAGCGCAGGAGCGGGCCGCGGTGCCGGATCGAGGATGAGTCTGGGACGAGCATGATTCTGGGTCGAACATGAGTCTGGGTGGAGCCGAGGAGATTTCCGATGGGCGGGTGCGACGTGGTGCGCGCAACCGCGAGGCCATCGTCGAGGCGCTCTTCGAGCTGATCGGCGAGGGCGTCATCCAGCCCACCGCCGAGCAGGTGGCCGAGCGCGCCGGCGTCCGGGTGCGCACCGTGTTCCGCCACTTCGACGACATGGCCGGCCTGAACGCCGAGCTCGACCGCCGCATCCGCAGCGAGGTGATGCCGCTCCTGAAGTGGGAGCCCACCGGCGACGTCGCCGCGCGGACCCGCGAGCTGGTCCAGCACCGCGCCGCCGCCTTCGAGCGCGCCGCGCCCTACAAGCGCTCGGGCGACGCCCAGCGCTGGCGCCGCGACTACCTCCAAACCCAGCACGAGACGCTCGTGCGCGAGCTGCGGCGCAGCCTGTTCGTGGTGCTGCCCGAGCTGCGCGACGCGGATGACGACCTCCAGGCCGCCTTCGAGCTGGTGGTGTCCTTCGAAGCGTGGATGCGCCTGCGCCACGACCAACGCCTGGGCACCGAGCGCGCCCAGGCGGCGATGGAGACCGCGGCGCTCGCGGTCGTCTCCCGCCTCGACGCGTAGTCGGTCCGCCCCCTCCCCGCGCGCGCCGCGCTTGCCCGGCCGCGCGCGCCCTGGATAGGATGGCCGCGTGACCGAATGGCGTGCGATCGCCGGCGGTGGCCTGCTCGACCGGCGGGCCTTTCTGACCGCGAGCCTGGCCGTGCCGGGCGCCCTGTCGCTGGGCGCCGCGCCGACGAACGAGCCCTGGCTTTCACGCCCGGGCACGCCACCGAGCGGTTACGGCAACCCGGCTCCGGGTGAAGGCGGCGTCGCGCGGCTGATCCACACCGACTACCCGGGCATTGCTCCCGGCGCTGGCGTCTCCTTCACACCGCTGCACCAACTGCGCGGGCGGCTGACACCCAACGGCCTCCACTTCGAACGACACCACGCGGGCATTCCCGCCATCGGCGCCGACCAACACCAGCTGGTGATCCACGGCGCCGTCGACCGGCCGCTCGCGTTCCGGGTGGAAGACCTGCTGCGCTACCCGATGGAGTCCGAACTCGCCTTCCTCGAATGTTCGGGAAACAGCCTGCTGCTCGCGGGCGACGCCGTGCCCGAGGTGCCGTCGGGCGTCATCCATGGGCTCCTCTCGTGCAGCGAGTGGACCGGCGTGCGCCTGGGCGTCCTGCTCGAAGAAGCGGGCATCCGTCCCGACGCGGCCTGGGGCATCGCCGAAGGCGGCGACGCGGCGCGCATGAACCGCAGCATCCCGCGCGCGAAGCTCCTGGGCGATGCGCTCGTCGCGCTCTACCAGAACGGCGAGCGGCTGCGGCCCGAGCAGGGCTACCCGCTGCGGCTGTTCCTCCCCGGCTGGGAGGGCAACACCAGCATCAAGTGGCTGCGCCGGCTCGAGCTGCGCGCGACGCCGGTGCACTCGCGCGAAGAGACGTCGAAGTACAGCGACCGCATGGCCGACGGCAGCGTGCGGCAGTTCAGCTTCGAGATGGGCGTGAAGTCGATCGTCACCCACCCCTCGCCGGGCGCCGGGCTCGCCGGCCCGGGGCTCTACGAGCTCTCGGGCCTCGCCTGGTCGGGCGCGGGGCGCGTGCGCCGCGTGGAAGTCAGCGCCGACGGGGGCGCCAGCTGGGCCGACGCCGTCCTCGAAGAGCCGAACCTGCCGCGTTGTCTCGTGCGCTTCCGCTTGCCCTGGCGGTGGAACGGTGCGCCCAGCCAGATCGTGTCGCGGGCCACCGACGAGACCGGCGCCGTGCAACCCACCCGCGACGCCTGGCGCGCGGGGTATGCGGCGGGGCAGATCTATCACTACAACGCAGTGGGCGCCTGGCAGGTGCACGCCGACGGCCGGGTGACGAATGCGTTCGTCTAGCGGCGCGTGGATCGCGCTCGCCGCGGTCGCGTGCGCAGCGCCACCGCCGGCGGTCGCGCCTGCAAGCCACGCCACCGGCCCCGGCCTCGGCACGCCGGTGAGCGCCGACGCGATCGCCGCCCGGGACATCGACGCCGACGCCTGGGGCGCAGGACTGCCGCCGGGCAGCGGCAGCGCGCGCGAAGGGAAGGACCTCTACGCGAGCCAGTGCGCGCGCTGCCATGGCCTCGCCGGCGACGACGGGCCCGCCGACGCGCTCGTCACCCGCGAAGGCGGCGCGCCGCGGCTCACCGTCGGCAACTATTGGCCCTACGCGCCCACCCTCTTCGACTACCTGCGCCGCGCCATGCCCTACGACCGCCCGGGCAGCCTCGACAACGACGCGCTCTACGCCCTCACGGCCTACCTGCTCGCCGAGAACGGCATCGTCGCCGACGACGCGGTGCTCGATCAGGAAACCCTGCCCCAGGTGGTGATGCCCGGTCGCGCGCGCTTCCCCGACCCGGCGCCCGCCGCCCATCCGGACGCGGCAGCACGCTAGTCTGACCCGACGCCGCGCCACCCCGGCGTGGCGCGCGAAGCGAGCCATCGGAAGACCCGTGTTCGACACCCTGCGATCCGTGCTGCGCTTCCGCCGCTTCGAACTCGACCCGGTGGAGCGACGGCTCCTCCGCTGCGCCAGTGTCGAAGATCTGCGCGCGGCGGCGAAGCGGCGACTCCCGCAAGGCGTCTTCGACTACATCGACGGCGGCGCCGAGTCCGAACACACCCTCGCCCGCAACACCGCGGCCTTCGACCGCCTCGAGTTCTCGCCGCGCGTTCTGCAGGGCCTGGAGAGCATCGACCCGAGCACGACGCTGCTCGGGAAGCCCCTGCCGATGCCGCTGGCCCTCGCGCCGACGGGCTTCACCCGTATGGCCGATCCGCTCGCCGGCGAGCTCGCGGTGGCCCGCGCCGCGAGCGCCGCGGGGGTTCCGTACAGCTTGTCGACGCTGAGCACGCGCTCGATCGAAGAGGTCGCCGAAGTCGCGTCCGGGCCGAAGTGGTTCCAGGTCTACGCCTGGCGCGACCGCGGCATGGTGAAGGAGATGGTCCAGCGCGCGGCGGCCGCGGGCTACGAAGCCCTGCTCCTCACCGTCGACACGGCGGTGCTCGGTCGCCGCGAACGCGACGTGCGCACCGGCTTCACACTGCCGCCGAAACTGGGCCCCGAGACCCTCCTCGACGGAGTGCTCCACCCGGGCTGGACCTTCGATCTCTTGCGCTCGGAACCGATCGTGTTCGCGAACGTCGCCGGGCGCGCCGTCGGCGACGGCTCAGATCCGGTTTCGCTCGCCGACTACATCAACACCCAGTTCGATTCGTCCCTCGGCTGGGGTGACGTCGCCTGGCTGCAGTCGGTGTGGAACGGGCCGATCGTCTTGAAGGGCATCCAGTGCGTCGACGATGCGGTGCGCGCCGCCGACGCCGGCATCCCGGCCGTCGCGCTCTCGAACCACGGCGGACGCCAGCTCGACCATGCACCGCCGCCCCTCGAACTCGTGGAAGCCGTCGTCGACGCGGTGGGCGACCGCCTCGAAGTGATCTGCGACGGCGGCGTGCGACGCGGCAGCGACGTGGCGAAAGCGCTGGCGCTGGGCGCGCGCGCCGGCTGGATCGGGCGCGCCTATCTCTATGCGGTGGCGGTCGGCGGGGAGCGCGGGGTCGCACGGCTGCTCGCCGACTTCGACGAGAGCCTACGCCGCACACTGACGCTGCTCGGCTGTTCGCGCGTCTCCGACCTGACGCGCGATCACGTGCGTTGGCGCGAGGTCGCGCTCGAGGCGTGAGAAACAGCTAGGGCACGTCGCGGGTCATCGGCTCGAGCCAAGGATCGGGCTCGGCGTCTTCCCAGTCCTTGCGGCGGGCTTCTTCGGCTTTCTGCCGGGCTTCTTCCGCCTTCTCCTCGGCCTTGCGCCGGGCCTCGTCCGCTTTCTGCTCGGCTTCGCGGCGCGCCTCTTCGGCCTTCTCCTCGGCCTCGCGCCGCGCTTCACGCACCTTCTCGTCTTCTTCCCGTCGCGCTTCCAACGCCTTCTCTTCGGCCTCACGCGCACGCTCGGCGCGCTCCAGGGCCTGTTCGGCTCGGGCTTCGCGACGTTCCCGGCGTCGTTCACGGCGATCTTCACGACGTTCACGCCGGCGCTCGCGCGCCTTGCCGTCGTCCTCCTCTATCCGCACGCCACCGCTGAAGCTCTCGATGTCGATGCGCGCGTTGCCCTCCCCCACCGTGTTCCGCACCCGCTGGCCCCGCGGCGGCTCGAAGGTGCCCGCGAACTCCGAGCGCACCTCGCCGCTGAAGCTCTCGATCGAGAAGCGCGCCGAGGTGTCCTTCGGCAGCCGCATCTGCACCCGGCCGCTGTAGCTCTTGCTGTGGACCCGCGCGTCCTCGGCGAGCGATGCATCGAGCTCGATGTTCCCAGCCATCGTCTCGAGGTCGACGCGTTCGAGCTCCTCGCCCTCCACTTCGATGCGACCACTCATGGTCGACACGTCCACCTCTCCCCCCACACCGCGCAGCTCGATGTTGCCGTTGATGCTGCGCGCCACCACTTCACCGCCATCGCCCTCGTAGTCGATCTCGGCGTTCAGCGTCTCGAGGCGCGCTTCACGCGGAGCGCCGGTCACTTCGATGCGGCCGCTCGCCGCGTGGAGGTCGAGCACCCCGTCGACGTCTTCGACCTCGATCGGGCCGTGCACCGTCTTCACCGTGAGGTCGCTCTGGTAGGGCACCTCCAGGCGCAACCGCACGCCTTGCCGCTTCCAGTTCCAGGGACGGAAGCCCCGCACCGGGACGCGGATCGAGAGCTGGTCTTCGTCGCCCTCCACTTCGAGGTCGCCCCCGTGCGCGCGCACGCGTACGACGGGGCTGGGCGACCCCTGCACCTCGACGCGACCGTGCAGGATCTCGATGTCGATGTGGGGTTCGGGCGAGACCGGGTAGAGCTCCTCGAAGCGATCGGCCCGCGCCGGGGCCAACCCCAGCAGCAGGATGCCGATGCCGAGGGCCATGCCTCGCCAGGCGGGGGTGAGCGTCTGCTTCATGACCGCGCCTCCTCGCGCGTCTGGGTCCACCATTCGAGCCGCTCGAGGAGCTCGGCTTCGTGGCGGTAGGCCTCAGCCAACAAGAACTGGAGCGTCGGGTTGTCGGGATGCTCCTGGAAAGCCAGATGGAGCTCGGCGATCGCGCGATCGATCTGCGCGAGATTCGCCTCGATCGAGGTCACCACCTCGGGCGGCAACCGGTCGCGGCGCTCGGCGAGTAGCGCCTGCAGGTTTGCGTGCACCTCGCCGGTGCCATCGCGTTCTCGCAGCTCGGCAGCGAGCATGCGCACCGCTTCCGGATCATCCAGGGAAATCTGGGGCGAAGTGAGCCAGAGCGCCGAACCGACGGTGGTGACGGCGAGCAGCACGACCGCCGCGCTCGCCGCCCAGACCGGGATTCGGAAGCCGCCACGCCAGGCGGCGTCGGGTTCGGCTTCTCGTGAAGTCGCATCGGCCGTGATCTGATTGCGGATGCCCAACCACAGGTCGCGCTCGGGCTCGGCCTCGCGCGGCAACTGGGAGAGACGCTCCCGCAGAGCGTCGTCGAGGGGTTCCTCGTTCGGCGTGCGCCAGCGATCCAACCAACCCATCAAGACAGCTCCTCTCTCAGCAAGCGGCGCGCGCGATGCAGATGTGCCTTCGACGTCCCGACGGCGAGACCGGTCGTGTCGGCGATTTCCTGATGCTTGTACCCGAGCACGTCGTGCAGCCAGAAGACGAGGCGCGCCTGGGTCGACAGCCCCGCGATCGCCCGTTCGAGGTCCAGGTCCGTGCCTTCGAGGGCGCCGGTTGGCAGCGACACCAGATCCGTCGGCACCTCGTCGGTGTGGCGTTCGCGCCAGCGTCCGCGCGCGCGCATCTCGCTGATCACGACGTTCACGGCCACGCGGTGCAACCAGGTGGAGAAGGCGGCGTCGCCGCGAAACGACCCCAAGCGCTCCCAGGCGCGGACGAAGGTCTGTTGGGTCAACTCGTCGGCCTCGTTGCGGTCCCGCGCCATCCGGAGGCAGAGCCCGTGGATGCGGGGCACGTGGGTGCGGTAGAGGGTTTCGAAGGCCTCCACGTCGCCGGCGGCAGCGCGGCGCACCACCTCGGCGTCGCTGCCCGAGCGATCCCGCGACGACTCCTCTGCGGGGTCGCGATCTTCGATGGAGGTCTCGCTCAAGCGCCTTCTCGGTCACCGGGGCGTTCCCGGACAGGGGTCCGACGCGGCAGGTGGGCCGAGGGTTTAACCCCCGACCCGAGAAATCCGCGCTCTGGCTCCGGGAACTCCACGGTCCGGCCGCCGCCGAGGGGCGACGGTCGGGGCCGCGACAACCCCGGCCCCGGAAATTCTACGCCCGGGTGGTTTCCCGGTTAAACCCAGGCGCCGCGGGCGGCGTCGGACTGTCGATTGCCCGCGCAGGGACTGGACGACCCCTCGCGACGGAGCCCGGAGGATGCCATGACCAGCTCACTCACCCTGCCCATGCTCTCCCACCTGCGACCGACACTGGCCGGGGCCACGCCGCCGAGGCGGGCGCGGCGCGGGCGCGGAATCCAGAACGGCCTCGGGGTGGGCGGCGCCCTCGCCCTGTTCTTGATGGGGAGCGACGCCCAGGCCGAGTGGACCGAGCGCGAATTCGACGTGAGCCAGGGCGGCCGTTTGGTGCTCGACGCCAGCATCGGCTCGGTCCACGTCCAGACCCACGACCGCGACCAGGTCGAAGTGCTCGTCGCGCGGCGCGGCCCCTTCCCGCTCCCCGATCTCGAGATGCGCCAGGAAGGTGGCGACGTCTACATCGAGTCCCGCGACGTCCCCGTCGTCGACTGGCTGCCGGCCTGGGCCGGACGTCGCGTGCGCTTCGAGGTGACGGTTCCGGCGCACTACTCGATCGAGATCGAGACCGGTCGGGGCTCGATCACCGTCGAGGATGCGGCGGGGCACATCGAAGCGCGCACGGGGCATGGGCGGGTCCAGTTCCAGAACCTGGAGGGGACGCTCGAGGCACGTAGCCAGGGCGGCGCCATCGAGATCGACGAGTGTCGCGGCAGCGTCGACCTCGTGACCGGGGGCGGGGCGATCGACATCGAAGACGTGGAAGGCGACATCACGGCCCACACCCAGGGTGGACGCGTACGGGTGCGCGATGCCCAGGGCGACCTCGACCTCCGCACCGGCGGCGGTTCGATTCGCATCGACGGGGCCCAGGGAAACGTCGTGGCCCACAGCGGCGGCGGCTCGATCCACGTGCATTTCGAAGACGGGCCCGAGGGCAACCTCGAAACGTCGGGGGGCGACATCGAGGTCTGGTTCCCGGCCGGGGAAGCAGCCTCGCTCGAGGTGGCGGCAGGCGGTGGCCCGATCGAGGTGGAGCACCCGCTGCACCTGAACGGCGCCGCGGTGCAGGGCGCGCTGGCCGGTGACGTGAACGGCGGCGGTGGAGCCCTCGAACTGCGAACCGGCGGCGGCTCGGTGCGGGTGCGCGAGCTCTAACGCGACACGGATGGGCCGAGACGCGCACGGCCCGTTCGACCCATTTCGGGTGGAATCGCGCGGTCGGGTGCGCGTTCGCGCCGAGCGAAAGAGCATCCCCTCGGGTCGAGACGGAAACGGGTTTCCGCGATCGTGGAAGAAGCGAAGCGTCTTCCCCCGGCTGGCCTGCCATGTGCCGTTTCCAGCACGCAGGCGCCTTCGAAAGCCCCTGATTTCACTTCGCTTTTCGGGTCCGGTTTCGGTTGCATCTGGCATGCGACTTGCTTGTTAATAGGGAGCCCTCACTTCTGGGAAGGAGTGTTGTCCCTATGTCTCTCGTTGTCCGATCCCTCCGGACGCATTGGCTGCTCCCGATCGCGCTGGTCTTCTGGGTTCTCCCGAGCCTCGCGTCCGCAGCCGGAATCACGGGCCTGTCCATCCAGGCCGGCATCGTCGACAACCCGGCGGCGCAGATGACCATCACCGACGCGATGATCCAGGGCCGGATCGACGCGGAGGAGCTGGCCCTGACGAACAACCCGGACGGCACCATCACGCTGTCCGGCAACACGACGTTCGCGATGGGTGCCTGGTCGCTCGACATCTCCGAGATCACCTTCGACCCCGACCCGATCGTGTCGATCGTCGGCGGGCTCACGAACCTCTCGGGCGTCAACCAGGACTTCTTCGTTCAGACGAGCATCCCGATCGTACCGGTCGCACCGAGTTCGCTGATCGGCGGGTCGACCGTGCTCTCCTACGTCGACGCGAACCTCAACGGCGGCGGCATGACGAACGTCACCGGCGGCGCCTCGGGCTTCGCGGGTCTGATCGACGGGATCGAAGTGTTGACCCTGCTCGACACCTTCAACCTCGTCCCGATCACCGACAGCGCGTCCGAGACCCTCGGTCTGCCCGGGCCGACGATCCCCGGCCCGGCCGGCAACGTCTCGATCGGCGTGCTCAACCGGTTCAACCTGAGTCCCGGAGACCAGGCCACCTACAACAGCATCTTCCAGGTCGAGATCGTTCCCGAGCCCGGCACGGCAGCGCTGCTGGGCCTGGGCCTGGTCGCGATGAGTTGGGTGCGCCGCAAGGCCTAGCCGGCGGAACACACCCGCGGCCCTCGGCTGCGGAACACGGCAGTTCGACGGCCGCGTCCTTCGGGGCGCGGCCGTTCTGCTTTGGGGGAGCGTCCGACGCCGACGAAGCGAGCCGCGCTAGCGGCTGCGGGGCGTCGACTCCAAGCGCAGGCCGCGCAGCCGAGACGCCGCCGGTGAGCCACCCGGGTTCAGGCTCACGGCGCGTCCGTAGTAGAACTTCGCGTCGTCGAGCCGACCGGCGGCTTCGGCCACCAGGCCCTGGTGGTAGGCGATGCGACTCTCGGGCACGCCGAGTTCGAGCGCCGCTTCGAGGTCACGCGCCGCACCGTCGTAGTCCTTCGCCAGGTAGCGCACGGCGGCGCGCGCCTCGCGCAGCTCGCCGTGGTCGGGCGTCAGCTCGATCTGCTCGTCGACGAAGCGCCGCGCGAAGCGGAGGTTGCCCTCGCGCACGGCGAGACGGGTGCGCAGAACGGCCGCATCGGCGTGCACCCGCTCCAAGTCGAAGAGCGCGTCCAGGAACATCTGGCTGCGCTGGTAGCGCTTCACCTGGTAGGACACGACCGCGTTCGCGAGCAGTACCGGCACGTCGCGCGGAAACTCGAGGGCCAGCCTCTCGAGGTCGATCCGGATGCGCTCGCAGTCGACGACGGGCGTCTCGCGCGCCGCGTTCTCCTCGCAGGCCCAGCCGTTCTCCTGGACATGACGCCAGCGGGCCACCAGCTCGGCGAGGCGCTCGCTCGAGTCGTAGGGATTCTGGTTGGGGTTCGACGCGCACGCGACCCCGAGGCACGCGATCACGCAGGCGGTGAGCCCGCGAAGACGCTGGGGCTGAAAGAAGCTCATGCGCGGAACCAGGCCACCGGGAGGTCGGCGCCGCGTTCCCGCAGCGCGGCGGCGCACTGGGGCACGATGCCCGTCGATGCAAACTCGCCATGCACCCGCCCGCGTTCGATCCCGCTGCGCTCGAAGCGGAAGATCTCCTGCAGGAGCGGTGTCTCGCTCTCCATGCCGACCACTTCCACCACGTGGGTGACCCGGCGGCGGCCGTCTTCGCTGCGCTCCAGGTGCACGATCAGGTCGAGGGCCGCCACGATCTGCTCGCGGATCGCGCGCGAGGGCAGGTCCATCCCTGCCATTAGCACCAGGGTTTCGAGGCGCGAGAGGGCGTCGCGCGGGGAGTTCGCGTGAATGGTGCTCAGGCTGCCGTCGTGGCCCGTGTTCATGGCCTGGAGCATGTCGAGGGCTTCGCCGCCGCGCACCTCGCCCACGACGAGGCGGTCGGGGCGCATGCGCAGACTGTTGGCGACGAGCTCGCGCTGGGTGATGCGGCCTTCGCCCTCGGCGTT contains:
- a CDS encoding TetR family transcriptional regulator, yielding MSLGGAEEISDGRVRRGARNREAIVEALFELIGEGVIQPTAEQVAERAGVRVRTVFRHFDDMAGLNAELDRRIRSEVMPLLKWEPTGDVAARTRELVQHRAAAFERAAPYKRSGDAQRWRRDYLQTQHETLVRELRRSLFVVLPELRDADDDLQAAFELVVSFEAWMRLRHDQRLGTERAQAAMETAALAVVSRLDA
- the soxC gene encoding sulfite dehydrogenase; this translates as MTEWRAIAGGGLLDRRAFLTASLAVPGALSLGAAPTNEPWLSRPGTPPSGYGNPAPGEGGVARLIHTDYPGIAPGAGVSFTPLHQLRGRLTPNGLHFERHHAGIPAIGADQHQLVIHGAVDRPLAFRVEDLLRYPMESELAFLECSGNSLLLAGDAVPEVPSGVIHGLLSCSEWTGVRLGVLLEEAGIRPDAAWGIAEGGDAARMNRSIPRAKLLGDALVALYQNGERLRPEQGYPLRLFLPGWEGNTSIKWLRRLELRATPVHSREETSKYSDRMADGSVRQFSFEMGVKSIVTHPSPGAGLAGPGLYELSGLAWSGAGRVRRVEVSADGGASWADAVLEEPNLPRCLVRFRLPWRWNGAPSQIVSRATDETGAVQPTRDAWRAGYAAGQIYHYNAVGAWQVHADGRVTNAFV
- a CDS encoding cytochrome c yields the protein MRSSSGAWIALAAVACAAPPPAVAPASHATGPGLGTPVSADAIAARDIDADAWGAGLPPGSGSAREGKDLYASQCARCHGLAGDDGPADALVTREGGAPRLTVGNYWPYAPTLFDYLRRAMPYDRPGSLDNDALYALTAYLLAENGIVADDAVLDQETLPQVVMPGRARFPDPAPAAHPDAAAR
- a CDS encoding alpha-hydroxy acid oxidase, with product MFDTLRSVLRFRRFELDPVERRLLRCASVEDLRAAAKRRLPQGVFDYIDGGAESEHTLARNTAAFDRLEFSPRVLQGLESIDPSTTLLGKPLPMPLALAPTGFTRMADPLAGELAVARAASAAGVPYSLSTLSTRSIEEVAEVASGPKWFQVYAWRDRGMVKEMVQRAAAAGYEALLLTVDTAVLGRRERDVRTGFTLPPKLGPETLLDGVLHPGWTFDLLRSEPIVFANVAGRAVGDGSDPVSLADYINTQFDSSLGWGDVAWLQSVWNGPIVLKGIQCVDDAVRAADAGIPAVALSNHGGRQLDHAPPPLELVEAVVDAVGDRLEVICDGGVRRGSDVAKALALGARAGWIGRAYLYAVAVGGERGVARLLADFDESLRRTLTLLGCSRVSDLTRDHVRWREVALEA
- a CDS encoding DUF4097 family beta strand repeat-containing protein, yielding MKQTLTPAWRGMALGIGILLLGLAPARADRFEELYPVSPEPHIDIEILHGRVEVQGSPSPVVRVRAHGGDLEVEGDEDQLSIRVPVRGFRPWNWKRQGVRLRLEVPYQSDLTVKTVHGPIEVEDVDGVLDLHAASGRIEVTGAPREARLETLNAEIDYEGDGGEVVARSINGNIELRGVGGEVDVSTMSGRIEVEGEELERVDLETMAGNIELDASLAEDARVHSKSYSGRVQMRLPKDTSARFSIESFSGEVRSEFAGTFEPPRGQRVRNTVGEGNARIDIESFSGGVRIEEDDGKARERRRERREDRRERRRERREARAEQALERAERAREAEEKALEARREEDEKVREARREAEEKAEEARREAEQKADEARRKAEEKAEEARQKAEEARRKDWEDAEPDPWLEPMTRDVP
- a CDS encoding RNA polymerase sigma factor → MSETSIEDRDPAEESSRDRSGSDAEVVRRAAAGDVEAFETLYRTHVPRIHGLCLRMARDRNEADELTQQTFVRAWERLGSFRGDAAFSTWLHRVAVNVVISEMRARGRWRERHTDEVPTDLVSLPTGALEGTDLDLERAIAGLSTQARLVFWLHDVLGYKHQEIADTTGLAVGTSKAHLHRARRLLREELS
- a CDS encoding DUF4097 family beta strand repeat-containing protein, which codes for MTSSLTLPMLSHLRPTLAGATPPRRARRGRGIQNGLGVGGALALFLMGSDAQAEWTEREFDVSQGGRLVLDASIGSVHVQTHDRDQVEVLVARRGPFPLPDLEMRQEGGDVYIESRDVPVVDWLPAWAGRRVRFEVTVPAHYSIEIETGRGSITVEDAAGHIEARTGHGRVQFQNLEGTLEARSQGGAIEIDECRGSVDLVTGGGAIDIEDVEGDITAHTQGGRVRVRDAQGDLDLRTGGGSIRIDGAQGNVVAHSGGGSIHVHFEDGPEGNLETSGGDIEVWFPAGEAASLEVAAGGGPIEVEHPLHLNGAAVQGALAGDVNGGGGALELRTGGGSVRVREL
- a CDS encoding PEP-CTERM sorting domain-containing protein; protein product: MSLVVRSLRTHWLLPIALVFWVLPSLASAAGITGLSIQAGIVDNPAAQMTITDAMIQGRIDAEELALTNNPDGTITLSGNTTFAMGAWSLDISEITFDPDPIVSIVGGLTNLSGVNQDFFVQTSIPIVPVAPSSLIGGSTVLSYVDANLNGGGMTNVTGGASGFAGLIDGIEVLTLLDTFNLVPITDSASETLGLPGPTIPGPAGNVSIGVLNRFNLSPGDQATYNSIFQVEIVPEPGTAALLGLGLVAMSWVRRKA